The genomic DNA TACCTTCATAGAATCCTTCTCCAAGTCCGCAAACGGACTGCGCACCCGCAGGCATTCGCAATCAGATAGTCATACGCGTTCTAACTCAGCAACTGGCTTTGCACCACGGTGACCGCGGCGACCCCGACAATGTCTTCCGGAACACAACCACGCGACAAATCGTTAACCGGGAGACGTGTCCCCTGGATGATTGGGCCATAAGCCTCGGCGCCGCCAAGGTACTGGACCAGTTTGTACGCGATATTCCCGGCATCCAGATTCGGGAATATCAAGACCCTTGCGCGCCCTGCCACCTCGCTGTTGGGCGCTTTCTTGCGCCCGACTCGCTCGGCCAGGGCAGCGTCTCCCTGCAACTCGCCGTCAATACGCACCTTTGAGTCAGCCCCGAACACTTCCTTCGCCCTCTTCTGGGCAAGTTCGGTAGCCTTGACCACCTTCTCAGTGAGGCGGCTCTTGGCAGAGCCTTTCGTCGAGTATGAAAGAAGAGCGACCGTGGGTTCGATGTCGAAACCGATGGCCGATTGTGCCGTGGCGATTGCGATCTCGGCGAGCTGTTCGGCATCCGGATCCTCGACCAGACCGCAATCCGCGAAAAGATACGTTACGTCTTCGAAGGCCATGAAGAAAAAGCTCGAAGCCAGTTTCACCCCGGGCGCGGTCTTCAGAATCTGGAGCGCCGGCCGAAGAGTATCGCTCGTGGAATGCGCGGCGCCGGCTACCAGGCCATCCGCCTTCCCTTTGTGCAGCAACATGATTCCGTGGGGAATGCAACTGCTCATCACGGCTTTGGCCTGCTCTTCCGTGACCCCCTTGTGCTTGCGCATCTCAAAATACTCGTGGGCGAAATCATCCGCCCACGGCGCCTTGACCGGGTCAACGATCTCGAATCTCTGGGTGATGCCGAGGCTCTTCAGGTTGCCCAGTATGCTGTCTGGTTCACCAACAAGCGTGACCGGCCCGATGTTCTTCGCCTGGATTTCCCCCGCGGCTTTCAGCACTCGTTCATCGGCGCTTTCCGGAAGCACGATCCTTCTCGGACTGCTCTGTGCTTTTTCGATGACCCATTCAGCGAACCCCATTTATTACCCACCCTTTCCTAGTGACAGCCCTCAGGCAGTATACGCAGAGTGATGCTCTTGTTGAAACGTCGAAAAACAATACATAGGACACCGCATGCGGGCAACGCATCACGGCTTTGAGCGATTCTTGATTCGTTGATGTCGCTTCCCAAGGGCAGTCTGTACTCGACGTGTCGCAATTGGCGGCCAACACGCCGTAGTCTAGAACAACGGTCAAAGCGGTGTCAACGTAACGTAACCTGACAATCGGGATAGCCGGGACTTCCAGATATTCGAGACTGCCCCCCCGGTCTGGTTCAATGCAAACGAGCGCGCTGCGGCACGACCGGTTCCCTTTGAGCCTTCCGCCCCGCTCCGTATTTCTACCCGGTCCGAACCACCCGCGCGACGTGCCTCAAACAGCGCAAATGGTCCACGGGCGAGTGGACCAACGAGCTGCACAGGTCGCGGAGAGCCTCATCGCCGATGCGGTCAAGCCGAAGCGCTTTTCGCTGGTCCGGCGCGCGAAAGGCCCAGAGCAGTTCTCCGGCATAAGGAGGCCGCACTACCTCTTTCTTCGGTTTTCCACGCTTGATCTGGCTTAGGACCTTTTCGAGCCGTGCCTCTGAGGAGCCGGAAATTCCATTCACGTCCGCAAGGCCTTCATGAACCATGTTCACAACCGCGGGTTGCGTCAGCAGGGGCATCAGCCAGCGCTCGAGTTCATTCTCGAGAATGCCGCCCAGCAGAAAATCCTCGGGCGGGGTCTGGCCGCCGCTCTTCAACAACCGAAGCATCTGCTGGGACTGTTCCGAGAACCCATCCCAGCCGGGCAGCCATCCGTCGAGGGTCTGTCCCACACGGTCCGGCAGCAGGAGCGTGAACAGCATCCCGCTCTTCTCCGCCGCAGCATGCGCTTCGCCTCCGTGCATGTCGCGGACGCCCCTGCGAACCGATGCCAGATATACGGTGTCCCGAGTTTCGCATTGCGTGCCTTCGACCTCGATAACGATTGAAACCCTGCGTGTTGGCGCGTCGTAATCCGCCATGAACGAGACCCTTCCCCCGCGGGGGCACAGGCGAAACGCGTGCTGAAGTATCGCGTTCCAGACCCTGACGAGCACCCGCCGCACAACTGCAATGGGAGGAATCGGCCTTTCAACAAAGACTTCAATCGCGATGGAACGCTCCGCGGCCTCTTGAGCATTCGCGGACACGGCATCGTCAATGGTCCGCCGCAAATCAGCGGGTTCTATTCGGATGTCGCCGTCCAGAAGTGAGAGAAAGGCGTCGACCTTATCGAGCGCGTCCTGCAATGCGGCATCCGATCTCGAACCGCCCTCCTTCACCCATCCGCACGCTCTCAGTGCCGAATGCAGCTTCGAAAAATCTTCTGCGAGCCGGAAGACGCCTTCGTCGGAAGGGCCCGGTTCGCGCATGCCCTTCAACCGGAGTTCCATTCCTGAGGGGGTTCGGTCGAGCCGGCCGCCGCGGGTCGCGACCGTCCATCGTTCGCACAATGTTTCAAACGCTATAGGCAGAATGCCCCCTATAAGAAGCCGCGCAGGGAAAGAGCCCGGACCATCCAGAATAAGGGCTATCCGCGGGACAGCGTCTTCCTCAAACAGTTCGGCGACCAGAACGGCGTCTTCAAAGAGTTCCACGCTGTGAATAAGCGATGAGAGACATGCCCAGGCTTGCGCGCGGTCAAACACGCAGGGAGACGCGGCGTCCAACAGGACAGAGCACCGCTCGTTCCGTATGTGGGACGCATGCTCCTTCAGCCATTCGGCGGGGTCGCATGCCGCGTATTCCGGCGGGCGAAAGATGTCAAGACACAGCTTAACGGACGCAAGGTCGTTCAGGACGTCGTCGAGGTCCTCTTGGGCGTTAGCCGGCTCGTCAATTCGCGCGGCAAGAAGCTCGCGAACGTGAGCGAGGGCGGGTTCTATCGTGGCGGCAACCGTATCCATACCGGCGTTCAGTGTACCCGTGCCGGCAGTGCCTTTCCAGAATGTTTTTGCACGCGCCGCGTCAAAAGCTTAGAGTATCGTGCAAACGAAGGATCGATCCGTGCGGAGGGAGTAACCATGGAAATCTACGGGAAAAAGTACACCACGAAAGAACTGCGCACGCGCGTGGGCAACATGGACCAGATCGCCGGGATCCGTACCGTGCAACTGGATGACGGCAACGAGCGGCCAACCCGTGCGGCCATTATTCACACGGGCACGGGCCTCGAATTGACCGTTCTGCTGGACCGGTGCCTCGACATTTCCGCCGCGTCCTTCAATGGCAAAGCCATGGGCTGGCGGTCCACCACGGGCGATGTAGCGCCGCAATACTTCGAAGCCGAGTGGCTCCGGTGGCTCCGCAGCTATTTCGGCGGCCTGGTCACGACCTGCGGCCTGATGAACGTGGGAGCTCCCGACGAAAAGAGCGGGCTCCTGGGAACGGGCCTTCACGGCCGCATCGGCAACACGCCCGCGAAGAACATCAAAATCACCCAGGAATGGCAAGGGAACGACTATATCCTCAGCGTTTCCGGAACCATGCGCGAGACGGTCGTGTTCGGCGAGAATCTGACCCTTACGCGCACCGTATCCACCAAGCTGGGCGAAAAACGCTTCTGGATCCACGATGTGGTGACCAACGATGGATTCAAGACGACGAAGTACATGTTGCTGTACCACTGCAACATCGGCTGGCCGGCCGTCGATAAGGGCTCGGAGATCATTTCCCCCAGCAGGTACATCGCCCCTCGCGACGCCGAGGCCGGGGACAACAAGCAGAACTGGTACAAGCTCGATCCCCCCACCCACGGCTACAAGGAGAAGGTCTATTACCACGACATGGCCGCGGACAACCGGGGCAATGTCACGGTGGCCATTGTCAACAGCGGCTTCAAGGGCAGGGGCGAGGGCTTCGGCGTCTACCTCAAGTACAATAAGAAAGAACTTCCGCGCTTCGCCGAGTGGAAGCAGATGGGCGAACAGGATTACGTGGTAGGCTTCGAACCGTGTAACTGCGGGGTCGAGGGACGCGCTGTCGAAGAGAAGCTCGGCCTCCTGCATTCTCTCCGGCCCGGCCAGAGTCAGGAAGTGCATCTCGAGTTCGGCGCGTTGACCAATGCGAAGGATGTCGCAGCCCTGCGGAACGCCTGCAGCAAGGTCGAGACGGAAATCGTCGACAGCTACAAGCGTTTCGTAAAGAAGCCCCGGTAACCGTCCAATCCTGAGTACAACAAGCGCCTCCCGTGTCCTGACAGGCGGGGGAGGCGCCGGTTTCTATGGACAGCTCAATGTTCCGCGCTCGCGACGGTGTGGGAAGCCCCGTCACCGAACATTGTCTCGAGGGCGCGAGCGGCGTTCCCGCGTGACCAGTTCCACGTGCGCCAGCCAGCGTCACGCAGTTGCTCCCATTGCTCCCCCAACCCGAGGCGCACCCTTTCAGCGTCGCGCTCGTCCAGCTCGCCGATAGCGGCAACGAGCCCGGGGACCGCATCAGCGCCCAGGGAAAGGGCATACGCGGCGTCAAACGGCTTCCCGTCGCGTGTCCGGGCGAGATTCCAGGAAACGATAATTCCACCCGGATTCACTGCGTGAAACGCGAGAACCAGCAGCATCCCGCTCACTACCATGCCCACCATAAAGCGCTTTGCGCGGCCCCACAGCGCCGTTACCGCGAACCACGCCAGCGAGAAGCCAATCCACAGCATGAAGGCCGTAGAATAGAACCGAAGCTGCGTCAGCCCGTAGGCGTCGATGTACAGGTTCATACGCATCAGGGCGGAGACCATGATTACCCCCACCAATAGCAGCTGAACCACCGAAAGCAGCCGGCAAACCACTTTCTCGTGGCGGCCGCGATCGCGCATGAGCCAATGGAAGAAGTACTGCAGAAGCAATGTCAGCGCCGTCACCGCGCACAGTTCGAAGAAGCCGTGGCGGGCGTACTCCGAGTACGTCAGGTCCGCAACGGTTTCGACGCGGCCGCTTCCGCCAAAAAAGTATTGAAATTGTACGGTTACAAACGCGAAAAAGAGCATATCGACGGCTCCGAACACGATACCGGTCTCCACTCCGCCCACCCGGATACTCCGAAGAATACCTTCGTTCGGGGCATGACGCACAACCCCGAAAATTAGCGCAGCCAAGAGCCCACCACCTATCCAGGCACTCACTCCGAAGGCGACAACGTGTTGGCGTACGGATTGCAGGTCAAAAGAAAACAACCTTGAAATCAGCTGTCCGAACGCCCGGTCTGCTGAAATCAGCAGTACCCCAAACACGGTCAAAATGGGAACGGCAAGCACTACCCCCAGGAGCGCGGACGAAACCCATGGTTTTCGTAATGAATCTACGCGCCACTCCCTCGGGTTTGCGGCCGTCAACGCATGCCATCCCCCGAACAGTATCTTCATGGTTCCGCGCGCGAGCGTCGCGAGATATTCCAGAAACGACGCGCAGGCCGGCGGGAATCCTCCGATTGCACCCGCGGCCAAGGCAGAACTGGCGAGCCAGCAGCACACCGCAAGCCACTTCAAGTAGGCGCCGTCGCGCCAGGCAAAACACACCGCAAAAAGCCAACTCGAGACGATCAAGGCAATCGCCCATGCGGATAGCCGCTCTTGGCGCCGGTAGAGAAGCACAACGGCGCATGCCAAAACCGCGGTCGCCCATACAGCGGCGTTCAGTCCGTAAGGCAGAGCGCGCAGCAGCAGGTCGCCAAGCGCGCCAGAGACAAGCGTCGCGGGAAGCAGCCAGCGCAACGCGGGGCTCACTCCGGTTCTGGCGGTCTGTGGTTCATTATCCGTATGCGAATCGGCGTCGGCTTGTTCCATGGCGTCCCCGGCTCCTTTTCTGTAAAGTACATTGTATGACAAAGGTTATGCGCAAAAAAGGAGGAGGAGCGAGGCTCCTCACTTGTTCCGGACCGCGGAGATCAGCGCTTCCATGTGGCTCAAGTACCGTTCGAGGGCTTTCCGGCCCTTAGCTGTGAGCCGGTACTCGGTCTTGGGCATGCGGCCTTCGAATGTCTTGTCGCAGTGGATGTATTCCGCTTCCTCGAGCTTCCGGGCGTGTACGCTCAGGTTACCGTCCGAGGTTGCGAGCAGCTTCTTTAACTCTCTGAAGGTCAAGGATTTATTAACGGCCAAAGCGCTCACAATCGCCAGCCGGATACGCTCGTGGATAATGCGCTCCATGGGCTCGGGCGCCTTCGCGCCATCCGGCCCCTGGATGACTTCCCGGAGCTTTGCCTGCTTCTCTTCGGCTGCGGCTTGTCTTTCGACCGTATTGCGTCTACCCATCGTTCTGCTCCCATCAACGGCAGATTAACCGCCGTATCGCAAGGCAATGATAATTCCAAAAATGATATGCACCCCCCCGAAGCCCGCCGCCAGAAACACGTCGCCTGCCGTCATCGGACCGGCCAGACGAAATGCTCCATACTCCGGCAACAGCGCCAGACCGCCTCCCAGCAGCATGAAACACAACCCCATCAGCGGGACCACCCGAACGGAAAAAGCGCCACCGGTCACACACGCCACGCCGTACAGCAGCAGCCACGTGAGCGGCAACAGATGACGCACCCCAACGCGGGTCAGGACAAGAGTCAGCACCGCGCCGGCGACAATCGGCGGCGCGAGACTCAGCGCGAACCTGCGCCCCGGTCCCATCCAGAGGGATTCCCTGTTCCGCTTCGCCTTCAGGTACATGGTGATGGCCCCAACCGTGACGCTGATGCACGCGGCGGCCATCCATGTGGCGAGCCAGGGCGTACCCGGCCGGGCCGCCCAGTAGCTTCCCGCCAGCGCTACCACGCCCATCATCACCAGTCCATAGCCGGGTACCGACGTGAACGACGACGAACGGGTCATGGCCTCGCGGATAAAGGCCAGGTTGTCCATCGCCCGCTCGTGAAGCTGGACCGGGGCGCCGCCCCCGGGTCTCTCTGCCGGTTCACTACTCATCGTTCCGCCAGTGTACTCTTACTCATCGCATTTGCCAAGTACTTTATGTCTAAAAGGCCATGAAAGTTTCCTTGCCCGCCCCGAACGCGCTATTCATCCTCCCCGCAAATGACATCCACGCCGCTCTTTCGTGCGACAATCCCCAGC from Candidatus Hydrogenedentota bacterium includes the following:
- the pta gene encoding phosphate acetyltransferase, yielding MGFAEWVIEKAQSSPRRIVLPESADERVLKAAGEIQAKNIGPVTLVGEPDSILGNLKSLGITQRFEIVDPVKAPWADDFAHEYFEMRKHKGVTEEQAKAVMSSCIPHGIMLLHKGKADGLVAGAAHSTSDTLRPALQILKTAPGVKLASSFFFMAFEDVTYLFADCGLVEDPDAEQLAEIAIATAQSAIGFDIEPTVALLSYSTKGSAKSRLTEKVVKATELAQKRAKEVFGADSKVRIDGELQGDAALAERVGRKKAPNSEVAGRARVLIFPNLDAGNIAYKLVQYLGGAEAYGPIIQGTRLPVNDLSRGCVPEDIVGVAAVTVVQSQLLS
- a CDS encoding aldose 1-epimerase family protein translates to MEIYGKKYTTKELRTRVGNMDQIAGIRTVQLDDGNERPTRAAIIHTGTGLELTVLLDRCLDISAASFNGKAMGWRSTTGDVAPQYFEAEWLRWLRSYFGGLVTTCGLMNVGAPDEKSGLLGTGLHGRIGNTPAKNIKITQEWQGNDYILSVSGTMRETVVFGENLTLTRTVSTKLGEKRFWIHDVVTNDGFKTTKYMLLYHCNIGWPAVDKGSEIISPSRYIAPRDAEAGDNKQNWYKLDPPTHGYKEKVYYHDMAADNRGNVTVAIVNSGFKGRGEGFGVYLKYNKKELPRFAEWKQMGEQDYVVGFEPCNCGVEGRAVEEKLGLLHSLRPGQSQEVHLEFGALTNAKDVAALRNACSKVETEIVDSYKRFVKKPR
- a CDS encoding DUF4173 domain-containing protein, which codes for MEQADADSHTDNEPQTARTGVSPALRWLLPATLVSGALGDLLLRALPYGLNAAVWATAVLACAVVLLYRRQERLSAWAIALIVSSWLFAVCFAWRDGAYLKWLAVCCWLASSALAAGAIGGFPPACASFLEYLATLARGTMKILFGGWHALTAANPREWRVDSLRKPWVSSALLGVVLAVPILTVFGVLLISADRAFGQLISRLFSFDLQSVRQHVVAFGVSAWIGGGLLAALIFGVVRHAPNEGILRSIRVGGVETGIVFGAVDMLFFAFVTVQFQYFFGGSGRVETVADLTYSEYARHGFFELCAVTALTLLLQYFFHWLMRDRGRHEKVVCRLLSVVQLLLVGVIMVSALMRMNLYIDAYGLTQLRFYSTAFMLWIGFSLAWFAVTALWGRAKRFMVGMVVSGMLLVLAFHAVNPGGIIVSWNLARTRDGKPFDAAYALSLGADAVPGLVAAIGELDERDAERVRLGLGEQWEQLRDAGWRTWNWSRGNAARALETMFGDGASHTVASAEH
- a CDS encoding transcriptional regulator, with translation MGRRNTVERQAAAEEKQAKLREVIQGPDGAKAPEPMERIIHERIRLAIVSALAVNKSLTFRELKKLLATSDGNLSVHARKLEEAEYIHCDKTFEGRMPKTEYRLTAKGRKALERYLSHMEALISAVRNK